ACCGTCACGGCGCCGCTCAGCCCCACGTTCTGCAACGACTGCGCCAGCGTCAGCGCGATGTCGCCGGTGCCGGGCGGCATGTCGATGATCAGGTAATCGAGCGGTGCCCACTCGACCTGGTACAGAAACTGGCGTAGCAGCTGCGAAACCATCGGCCCGCGCCAGATCACCGGCTGGCTGTCGTCGACCAGAAAGCCGGCCGAGATCATCTTGATGCCGTGTGCCTCGATCGGCAGCATCTTGGGCTGGCCGTCCGCCCCGGTCACGGCCGACGGCGTCTGGCCCTTGGTGCCTAGCATCAGCGGCACCGAGGGGCCGTAGATATCAGCGTCGAGCAGGCCGACGCGCGCGCCTTCTTGCGCCAGCGCCACCGCCAGGTTCACCGCGACTGTCGATTTGCCCACGCCGCCTTTGCCGGCCGCCACCGCGATCACATGGCTCACGCCTGGGATGGCAGCTTTGTCGAGCACACCGCCGCGCGGGCGTACCATTGCGCTGAATTCGATCGCCACATCGGCGCGCGGCACGCCGGCCACCCGCTCGATCGCCGCCAGGCATTCATCCTGGATCTGATCCTTCAACGGGCAGGCCGGCGTCGTCAGCTCGATTGTGAATGAGACCCGGCCACCATCGACCTTCAGGCCTTTGATCATGTTGCGCGCGATCAGATCGCCGCCTAGCTCGGGTTCTTGCACCGTGCTGAGCGCGCGTACAATCAGCTCTTCGCTGAGCTTTGCGTTATGTCCACCTGAGAATAGCCCCATCGGTACGCTCCATCATACAGCGGCGCGCAGGGTTGCGCTGCACACCCATCAGAATGCACGGGATCGCCTTGGTGCCGGCATTATAGCATACTTTGGAAAGCAAATACTATCGAAACTGGCGGCGCGCCGCCTCGCCGTATAAGAGCTCGGCAACCGGCTGGCCGTGCCGCAGGTGGCGCTCGACAATCTGCCCGATCGCCTCGGGCGTGAGCCGCGAGTAGTGATACGGCCCCGGCCAGATCGTCAGGTTTGGGCCGTAGTCGCAGCGATCCTGGCAGCTGCTGATGCGTACCTCGACGGCACTGGTCAGCTGCCATGCCCACAGCTGGTCTTCGAGTACACGCAGCAGCTGCTCGCGCCCCTTTGGCGTGCATGTCGCGCCGCCACATAGGTATATTCGATAGTGCTGTGCGTCGCTCATGGTGTGTGCCTGGGCTACTACTCAATCAATGAGGATTGTACCACGTATCTTCGGGCCTGGTTGCAGGTCGTTCCTTTTTGTGCGTGGGTTTTCGCGCTGAGCAGAAGGCAAACCGCTGCCTGCGTACGCCGTCGAGAACCAAAAAAAACAGCGGGGGCAGCTGCGCCGCCCCCGAACCTACACCAGCAACCAGCCGGCATCCGCGCGCCTACCGATTGCCCGTCAGCTCGCGGCCGAGCAAGCCCAGCAATACCTCGTAGGGCGAGCCGGCGTGCTCGGGGTGATATTCAAACCGCGCGCGCTCAAAGTGCTGGGTCAGGTACGCCTGGCCGTCGGTCGGGTTGGTCTCAACTGTCGCCT
The sequence above is drawn from the Candidatus Kouleothrix ribensis genome and encodes:
- a CDS encoding Mrp/NBP35 family ATP-binding protein, which produces MGLFSGGHNAKLSEELIVRALSTVQEPELGGDLIARNMIKGLKVDGGRVSFTIELTTPACPLKDQIQDECLAAIERVAGVPRADVAIEFSAMVRPRGGVLDKAAIPGVSHVIAVAAGKGGVGKSTVAVNLAVALAQEGARVGLLDADIYGPSVPLMLGTKGQTPSAVTGADGQPKMLPIEAHGIKMISAGFLVDDSQPVIWRGPMVSQLLRQFLYQVEWAPLDYLIIDMPPGTGDIALTLAQSLQNVGLSGAVTVTTPQQVATLDVLKSMEMFKKVNVPLLGIVENMAYFVAPDTGTRYDIFGTGGAARLAQQVGIPLLGQIPIGISVRSGGDAGQPAATSDQPDAYAEIFREIACQLAARVSVMEYA
- a CDS encoding (2Fe-2S) ferredoxin domain-containing protein, whose protein sequence is MSDAQHYRIYLCGGATCTPKGREQLLRVLEDQLWAWQLTSAVEVRISSCQDRCDYGPNLTIWPGPYHYSRLTPEAIGQIVERHLRHGQPVAELLYGEAARRQFR